The proteins below come from a single Corallococcus macrosporus genomic window:
- a CDS encoding trypsin-like peptidase domain-containing protein: protein MTHTLPPFRRKLVAAVLVLVSPTLALAQAPATPPPSAPKTQQAVSGQAGNLQPATREAQSLASLAPLVESVKSAVVNVDVQARPEMPEGMEDNPLFDKFFGGNGRGRGRSEREQIRQGAGSGFIIDPKGLVLTNNHVIEDAVTITIRLDDGRSFTGEVVGRDPLTDVAVVKIKEKVDQLPTVKLGDSDAVRVGDWVLAIGNPFGLASSVSVGILSARAREIGASAYDDFLQTDAAINPGNSGGPLFNMKGEVVGINTAIVGGGTGIGFSVPSNLIKALLPQLEKSGSVTRGWLGVGIQPLNRDLAQALKLPVNEGAILTQINPGSPAAKAGLKPDDVVVAVDGQNVRSDSELTRTVALKKPGSVVTLSLYRDGKKQDAKVTMGTRPDLEGLSKKKPEVSDEQDSSRRVGVSLQDLDARTASQAGFTERAGALITDIVPGSPADRAQLAPGMLVVEANRKPIASAKELAAVIRAAPAGSTLLLRVAGPGGGRLLRALKMP from the coding sequence ATGACCCACACGCTCCCTCCGTTCCGTCGCAAGCTCGTGGCCGCCGTGCTGGTGCTGGTGTCGCCCACGCTGGCCCTCGCGCAGGCGCCCGCCACCCCGCCGCCGTCCGCGCCCAAGACGCAGCAGGCGGTCTCCGGTCAGGCCGGCAACCTCCAGCCCGCCACGCGTGAGGCCCAGTCGCTGGCCTCGCTGGCGCCGCTGGTGGAGTCCGTGAAGTCCGCCGTGGTGAACGTGGACGTGCAGGCCCGTCCCGAGATGCCCGAGGGCATGGAGGACAACCCCCTCTTCGACAAGTTCTTCGGGGGCAACGGGCGGGGCCGCGGCCGCAGCGAGCGCGAGCAGATCCGCCAGGGCGCCGGGTCCGGCTTCATCATCGACCCCAAGGGCCTAGTGCTCACCAACAACCACGTCATCGAGGACGCGGTCACCATCACCATCCGCCTGGACGACGGCCGTTCGTTCACGGGCGAGGTGGTGGGGCGCGACCCGCTCACCGACGTGGCCGTGGTGAAGATCAAGGAGAAGGTGGATCAGCTTCCCACCGTGAAGCTGGGGGACTCGGACGCGGTGCGCGTGGGGGACTGGGTGCTGGCCATCGGCAACCCGTTCGGCCTGGCCTCCAGCGTGAGCGTGGGCATCCTGTCCGCGCGGGCCCGGGAGATTGGCGCCAGCGCGTACGACGACTTCCTCCAGACGGACGCGGCCATCAACCCCGGCAACTCCGGCGGCCCGCTCTTCAACATGAAGGGCGAGGTGGTGGGCATCAACACCGCCATCGTCGGCGGCGGCACGGGCATCGGCTTCTCCGTGCCCAGCAACCTCATCAAGGCGCTGCTGCCGCAGCTGGAGAAGAGCGGCTCCGTCACGCGCGGCTGGCTGGGCGTGGGCATCCAGCCCCTCAACCGCGACCTGGCGCAGGCGCTGAAGCTGCCGGTGAACGAGGGCGCCATCCTCACGCAGATCAACCCCGGCTCGCCCGCGGCGAAGGCGGGGCTCAAGCCGGATGACGTGGTGGTCGCGGTGGACGGGCAGAACGTGCGCTCCGACAGCGAGCTCACCCGCACCGTGGCGCTCAAGAAGCCCGGCAGCGTGGTGACCCTGAGCCTCTACCGCGACGGAAAGAAGCAGGACGCCAAGGTCACCATGGGCACCCGGCCGGACCTGGAGGGCCTGTCCAAGAAGAAGCCGGAGGTCTCCGACGAGCAGGACAGCTCGCGCCGCGTGGGCGTGTCCCTGCAGGACCTGGATGCGCGGACCGCGTCCCAGGCCGGCTTCACCGAGCGCGCCGGCGCGCTCATCACCGACATCGTCCCGGGCTCGCCCGCGGACCGCGCGCAGCTGGCGCCGGGCATGC